A window of the Bactrocera neohumeralis isolate Rockhampton unplaced genomic scaffold, APGP_CSIRO_Bneo_wtdbg2-racon-allhic-juicebox.fasta_v2 cluster09, whole genome shotgun sequence genome harbors these coding sequences:
- the LOC126764701 gene encoding uncharacterized protein LOC126764701 has product MNVEELISEVFSRPALWDQKNKCYHNRVLVEKLWMSVASEMKIPSKLGRLKKKWKYLRDQFRCEVRKIPTPKSGDAASQITSKNGKKTVLDEDEAFFVTLLPHIRKLDPENKFLCRMEMQNVLYKYVYAKVKNMPTLSNETSRYAPLSSPISVSSESYQINSLDLSTILCFQPISFTTVEGTNIPSTSSSLVPDQNTMETIIYSSLNSS; this is encoded by the exons atgaatgtaGAAGAATTAATAAGTGAAGTTTTTTCTCGGCCGGCTTTGTGGGAtcagaaaaataaatgttatcaTAACCGTGTTTTAGTGGAAAAGCTATGGATGTCCGTTGCTTCAGAAATGAAAATACCAAGTAAGtt AggaagacttaaaaaaaaatggaagtaTTTACGCGATCAATTTCGATGTGAAGTACGCAAAATTCCAACTCCAAAATCGGGGGATGCCGCATCACAAATTACTTCGA aaaatggaaaaaagacTGTATTGGATGAAGATGAAGCATTTTTTGTAACTCTTTTGCCGCATATTCGGAAGTTGGACCCAGAGAATAAATTTCTGTGTCGAATGGAAATGCAAAATGTACTTTATAAATACGTGTatgcaaaagttaaaaatatgccCACACTGTCCAATGAAACTTCAAGATACGCGCCTTTGTCTTCACCAATCAGCGTTTCTTCTGAAAGCTACCAGATAAATTCTTTAGACCTTAGCACAATTCTTTGTTTTCAACCGATCTCATTTACCACAGTTGAAGGTACAAATATACCATCAACTtcatcatcattggttccagaCCAAAATACAATGGAAACTATAATTTATTCATCTTTAAATTCTtcctaa